The Geobacillus genomosp. 3 genome segment CGCCTTGCCGTTCCCGATTACGGGAAGTACGTCCATTGAGTGAACACTCTCCCATCTACGCCCATGCTAGGAAACGAAAGGCTTCCCGGTTCGAAAAGATCCATAAGCGTGCCATTCTTCAAGACAAAAGGGTGTCCAACTGGGACACCCTTACGCAGTTGAATAGCGGGGCGCAAAGACGCCTCGCTACTGAAAACGAAAGCCGTGCTGCTGCAACGTTAAGACGATGCGTTCTTTCGAAATCTTTTTCTCATCAAATTGAATCTTCACTTCCCCATCCTCTGTATCGACGAGCGAACGCTCCACGCCATCGAGCCCGCTAAGGAGTCGTTCAATGCGGGCAATAGGCTGCGGCGATGTCGCTCCGTCAATATAAAAGGTAGCTTCAGCCATCGTCTTCCCTCCTTCTCTTCTTCAGAAACATGCCGTTCCCGTCGCTTATTTTCCCCGATTCGCTCCCTCATAAACGAGGCACATCGTACCGTTCGTGATAATACAAAAAAAGATGGCAAGAGTCACTTGCTCTTACCATCCCATATCAAAAATGGGCCTAAGTGGACTTGAACCACCGACCTCACGCTTATCAGGCGTGCGCTCTGACCAGCTGAGCTATAGGCCCGTTTATGGAAAATAAAAATGGAGGGGGACGGATTCGAACCGCCGAACCCAAAGGGAGCGGATTTACAGTCCGCCGCGTTTAGCCACTTCGCTACCCCTCCGTAATGGCGATGCCGACTGCAGGACTTGAACCCGCAACCTACTGATTACGATTCAGTTGCTCTACCAATTGAGCTAAGTCGGCATAATAGAAATAAAACGTGGCTCATTGTTTGCCTACTGTGCCTCTTCCTCTAACAGCCCATTCACAGAAGCAGGATGCGTCGAGGCAACTCGCAGTCAATTCAATGATGTTGATGCTCGTCTCTACCAATTGAGCTAAGTCGGCATAATAGAAATAAAACGAGTTGGAACCATGGCGGAGGAGGAGGGATTCGAACCCCCGCGGGCTGTGACACCCCTATCGGTTTTCGAAACCGACCCCTTCAGCCAGACTTGGGTACTCCTCCATAACTGTTTGGAGCGATGCGGTCGAGAGGACTTGAACCTCCACGGGGTTGCCCCCACTAGGCCCTCAACCTAGCGCGTCTGCCATTCCGCCACGACCGCATAGAAGTGGAGCGTAGGGGATTTGAACCCCTGACCTCTTCGCTGCCAGCGAAGCGTTCTCCCCCTGAACTAACGCCCCATCATGGTGGAGTATACTGGGATCGAACCAGTGACCCCCACGCTGTCAACGTGGTGCTCTCCCGCTGAGCTAATACTCCACGATATTGCCTAGCAGCGACCTACTCTTGCAGGAGCGCTGGCCCCAACTACCATCGGCGCTGGAGGGCTTAACTTCCGTGTTCGGGATGGGAACGGGTGTTTCCCCTCCGCTATCACCACTAGGCAATGGCGACGATTTTTATTATAAAGCAATCCAAAAGTTTGTCAAGCTTTTTTGTATCTTTTATTCCAGCTCTTTCAGAATCGGAACGACAATGTAAAATCTACTATAAAAAAGCGAAAGAGTCAACCCTCTTTTTCATTTTTTTTCGATCTTCACTGTCTCTTTCTCTAAAGTTCTTGTCATTCCCCTCTTTATACGCGTATAATAAAGGAAGAAGGAACGTACAATAAAGCAGGGCATTGGCGGCCACCAATGCCCTGTCCATACACAGCCGCTGCAAGAAGCGCAGTGGCCCAAGCCTCGGGAATCGTAACCTACCCTCGCCTCGGCCTAGCAGGGTGGGTTACTTTTTGTCTTTTGATACGGCGATCACCGCAACAACGAGTGACGCAAACGCAATCATGAGCGTCAGCGCATCGGCAATCGTCATCATCAGCACCACCCCCCTTCGTTCAGGGAGTGGCCACCGCCCACCCTGCATCTAGCTGTGCATGTTTCATTATACCATCAAATCAGGAAAATGCGAATATATATTCGCGTCTTCATTGAAAATTAGGAATGTTTCCCTACCCGAGGGATCCCACCAATCTTGCCTGTTACTTCACGTCGCATCTCCACGATCCCTCCTCTCCGTTTCTTACAGCCGCTGAAACTCCGGCGTTTTCATCAAGCGCCCAAAAAACCGTTGTTTCGCTTGTCGATATTCTTCCATGTTTTTCCTTCGTGTTGCTTTTTCAGCTCATCATATTCGACTCTATACCGATCGTTGGCCAGCAACACGTCACGAAACTTCCAAAATAGATCAAGTTCCGAATCGATGGCCGTCAGCTGCACTCCTAGCGGCAAATCCGTTTTGTCCCTTTTCCGCATAAAAATAATTTGTATAAAATCCGCGTTTTTCCGAATAATGACGATAGGTGAGTCCCGCTGTTTCAAGGAGGAAAAAAGGTGGAACAAATAAGACAACAACGTATTCACGGGCTGTTGTTGCTGATCGTCGCCGCCGTGTTCGTTTGGTCGGTGATTCGCCCGGCCAGCTATGCGGTATGGGCGCTTGAGGTCACCCCGGCACTCATCGGGCTTGTTATCATCATCGCTTTGTATCGGCGCTTTCGGCTGACAACGATGTCGTATGCCATCATCGCCATGCTGGCGATCCTCATGTTGATCGGCGGCCATTATATTTACTCTAAAGTTCCTTTTTTCAACTGGATCAAAGATGCGTTCCATTTCGAACGCAACCATTATGACCGGTTTGGCCATTTTCTCAAAGGGACGTTTGCCATCGTCCTGAGGGAGATCGTGCTAAGGAAAACGCCGCTGTCGCGCGGCTCTTGGCTTTTTACAATCGTCACAAGCATGTCACTCGCCATCGCCGCCTTGTATGAAATCATCGAATGGCTCGTTTCCATCATCTCTAAGGGAGGAAGGGCATCGAAGGATTTTTTGGGCACGCAAGGCGATATTTGGGACACGCAATGGGATATGTTATGTGCATTGATCGGGACGATCGTCGCCTTGCTGTTGCTTTCAAGATGGCACGACCGGCAGCTTGCGCGGTTGGATCAGCCCCCTAGCTAGGCCAAGAAAACAGCGGCTTCCCCTTTCAAATAGGGGGCCGCTGTTTTTATTTCACCCTGTACAAGTAAATCGTCCACGCCGACTCAGCGGATGTGAATACGCGGTCGAGCACAAGCCTGTTTTCCGCCGCGTTATCGATCGGAACGGCCGAGAAAACGTAGCGGCCGCCCATCTTTTTCAACTGTTCTGTATTCAGCTGCAAGTTCTTCAGCCGCTGTTTCGAATGTTTCGTGAACATGTACCGCTTCCCAAGTTCTGCGGTGAAGATGTAGCAACGCCCGCCCCATTCGTCAAAATACGTGCGGATCGTTTTGCTTTTGGCCAGTTCACGTTCTATGATTTTGCGGAACTCGTATTTGTATGACAGCGGGTAAAAGTTGTTGTACGTATCGAGCGTGTAAAACCCGTTGTATTGGGCGATAGCCGGGTGGATGCCGATGCTCACGACGCGGTAATCGGCTACGGGAAGCCCGATGTATTCTTTGATGTCTTGGAACTGTTTTTCCGCGTAAAATTGCTTTACCGTCGGCTCATAGCGGAAGACGATTTCTTCATTGATCAAAAACACGAAGATCACTTGGGCCGCCAGCAGCCGTTTCGCCCACTTTTTCCCGTTTCCACTATATTGCCACATGATTTTCAACGCCAGCGCAAACTGCACATAAATGATCATCGGCCGCAAAAAATGAAAGCGGGCAAAGTTAAACGTATCCAAAAAATGAAACCGCTCCGTAAGCGGCAGCCATCCTTTATAAAACCAAAAGGCGTACCATGCGGACAATGCGAAGTTCAACGCGAACAAAAACAGAAACGCCCGCTCCTGCTTCCATCGTTTTTTCACGAAAACGAGATACAACGCCACCAACCAAGTTGGCAAAATAAAAAACGTATGCTCGGTCATGACATGATGGTGGCCGAGAAGAAAGTTTTTCCACGTCAAGCGGACGCAATGCCAAAATGTCAGGCGGGCATGGAAGTATTCATCCCGGCTCGTCGGCTCATCTTCCCATAA includes the following:
- a CDS encoding heavy-metal-associated domain-containing protein, which codes for MAEATFYIDGATSPQPIARIERLLSGLDGVERSLVDTEDGEVKIQFDEKKISKERIVLTLQQHGFRFQ
- a CDS encoding putative holin-like toxin, with product MMTIADALTLMIAFASLVVAVIAVSKDKK
- a CDS encoding DUF6044 family protein; the encoded protein is MTEQRERRFFLLALGVIAIYVSPLFLLGENAHIRVHDNLDSNIAWYKVLAESGQITGPLDATIPQIANGQLSRNALGSELTGIVWLHALFPTMTAYALSQTITRVVAFLGMYLLLKTHFLTDPRWMAVRIGVALAFALTLFWPSGMLSTLGMPLALWAFLSIRKGEGKWRHYAALTLLPFYSSFVLGFFFFLAAMGVFWLVDVLRGRGWNVRFFTSIAYMTLLYLLVEYRLVYSFLWEDEPTSRDEYFHARLTFWHCVRLTWKNFLLGHHHVMTEHTFFILPTWLVALYLVFVKKRWKQERAFLFLFALNFALSAWYAFWFYKGWLPLTERFHFLDTFNFARFHFLRPMIIYVQFALALKIMWQYSGNGKKWAKRLLAAQVIFVFLINEEIVFRYEPTVKQFYAEKQFQDIKEYIGLPVADYRVVSIGIHPAIAQYNGFYTLDTYNNFYPLSYKYEFRKIIERELAKSKTIRTYFDEWGGRCYIFTAELGKRYMFTKHSKQRLKNLQLNTEQLKKMGGRYVFSAVPIDNAAENRLVLDRVFTSAESAWTIYLYRVK
- a CDS encoding DUF2238 domain-containing protein, whose protein sequence is MEQIRQQRIHGLLLLIVAAVFVWSVIRPASYAVWALEVTPALIGLVIIIALYRRFRLTTMSYAIIAMLAILMLIGGHYIYSKVPFFNWIKDAFHFERNHYDRFGHFLKGTFAIVLREIVLRKTPLSRGSWLFTIVTSMSLAIAALYEIIEWLVSIISKGGRASKDFLGTQGDIWDTQWDMLCALIGTIVALLLLSRWHDRQLARLDQPPS